The nucleotide window CATTCAAAAGTTAAAAATCCGTTATAACCATTCTTTTTCAATTGATCAAAACTTGTTTTAAAATCAAGGCTTCCGCTACCTGGTTGGTAACGATGGTTATCTGCAACATGAATGTGCCCAATCGAATCTTTATAGGTACGAAGCGCTCCCGGTATGCTGTCTTCCTCAATATTCATATGATAAAAATCAGCAATAATTTCGACATGCTTCAAGTTATTTGTATCAATATATTTCTTCGCATCACTTAGTAAATTAATCATATGATCTTGATAGCGATTAAGTGGTTCAAGATAAACTTTTGTTCCTGTTTCCTCAGCAATTTTATCTAAGTAAACGAGTGATTCACTCACGGCTTTAAAATCACCTGCTTGAGTTCGCGGTGAAACCATTGGCGGTAAGCGGTACGTAAACATTCCCCATGCAGCCGGAACAACAATTCCTTGTCCACCAACCTCTTGCAAAGCTTCAAGAATTGCCTTAATCTCTTCCAAACCATTCAACCGACGCTCTTCAATAAAGTCCCCAATCCAGCCGTCATAACCACCACAAGCTGTTGAAACTGGTAAACCTGTTTGCTTGATTGCAACTTTGACTTCTTCCAAATTTTCCACAAGCAACTTACCATCAATTTCAAAGCCTTCAAAGCCCATTTCTTTTACATAAGCAAATTTTTCTTGAATATTTTCTGGAAAAAAAGCTTGATTTTGTGTTCCTAATTTCATCATTATCGCTCCTTATAACATAATACCCATTTTAATACTTAAATCAGGGTGTCTATCAACATATTTCATGTAACTTTCTGCTGATTCTGCAAACGGTACTACTGGATCAATTAAATCATTACAATCTAAGTATCCATTCATAAGTAGTTCCCAACAAGTTTCCTCAATTCGCTTGCGGTCCCAGCGTGGGTAATCAGGGTTAGGTTCACTTGCTGCACGTGAAAAGACAATTTTGGCATTATTAAAATGCGCTTCACGACCAAGATTAAAGCCATCTGGGAAAGGTTTCGCAAAAGCGACATAGGAAA belongs to Listeria ivanovii subsp. ivanovii and includes:
- a CDS encoding sugar phosphate isomerase/epimerase family protein, translating into MKLGTQNQAFFPENIQEKFAYVKEMGFEGFEIDGKLLVENLEEVKVAIKQTGLPVSTACGGYDGWIGDFIEERRLNGLEEIKAILEALQEVGGQGIVVPAAWGMFTYRLPPMVSPRTQAGDFKAVSESLVYLDKIAEETGTKVYLEPLNRYQDHMINLLSDAKKYIDTNNLKHVEIIADFYHMNIEEDSIPGALRTYKDSIGHIHVADNHRYQPGSGSLDFKTSFDQLKKNGYNGFLTFECRVRSENPEQAYKDALAHLKSCLI